The stretch of DNA GGAAGTCGGAAGTTGGAAAATTGTGCTCCTGAGTCTTTCCGCCTTCCGCTTTCCGCCTTCAAATTAACAAATGTCAAAAGTCCAGTTAGTGCCAAAGGAACTGGTTATTTAGGAATCCTGATTTTTGCATAAACTTTCTATGCAACCGATTCATTTCCAACAATTGAAATTGACCAATTTGTTCTTCAGCCATAGCAATGGGGTTATATTAATTATTACCAAATTGGCATATAATTTATTTGTCTTCAAATTTAAATCAATCTTACTGTGGGGAGAAAAATAAGACAGGGAGGATAACGTCTGGCATTTCTAAAACCATAAACCATTGTTTTTCTGATTCATTGGTGTAGTTTTTAGGGATAGAAATTCAATTCTATACATTTTAAATATAATAATAATTGAGGAATGGGCATAATAATTGGTGGTTTTCTGACAATTTTTGTATCCTAATCAGCTTACCGCCTTTAGTTTTCATTCATCCACTTTTTACTTCGTCTCCCGATCACCCCCTTCAATAACTCACTCCCAGCAGGGAAAACACCTCACTGGCCGGAATAGCAAAGGCAATACCTTCGACGCCAAAGCCAATGACTTTGGAGTTGACAATGCCAATAAGTCTGCCCTGATCATCGATGAGGGGACCACCGCTATTGCCGAAGTTGATGCTCACATCGGTTTGCAGCCAGTCGAGTGCATCATGTTGGCGGAGGCCGGAAATGATGCCTTTGCTTACAGTTTGGCCCAATTCTACGGAGGTCGGTGTACCTATGCTGAACACCTCCTGTCCGACACGGTAGTGCTTATCGGTTGGAAGAACGAAAGTGGCATCAAACTGGGTATCGACTTTTAACAGCGCTAAATCGGCTTCTTCATTCACTCTGGTGACCCTGGCCTCGTGTTTGGTTTTATCGTGAAGGATCACTTCCACCGTTTCATGACCTGCTACGACATTGTAATTGGTAATCAGAAATCCTTCAGGACTAATGACCAGTCCCCTGCCATGCCCTTTGTCATGCTGAATAGTCACAGATGCCTGTAGGGCTGATTCCACATCTTTCACTAACACATCAGGTGTTTGAATAGAAAGGGATTCAAAAGCAGGGGCCAAAACAGGTTGCTGGTCCAATAATTT from Saprospiraceae bacterium encodes:
- a CDS encoding trypsin-like peptidase domain-containing protein → MKNLFLFLFIWASLSSCASMLNPKFQKVEIQTNSSDAKVNVDNEYKGKGRVVLEDAQVQKLLDQQPVLAPAFESLSIQTPDVLVKDVESALQASVTIQHDKGHGRGLVISPEGFLITNYNVVAGHETVEVILHDKTKHEARVTRVNEEADLALLKVDTQFDATFVLPTDKHYRVGQEVFSIGTPTSVELGQTVSKGIISGLRQHDALDWLQTDVSINFGNSGGPLIDDQGRLIGIVNSKVIGFGVEGIAFAIPASEVFSLLGVSY